From one Micromonospora siamensis genomic stretch:
- a CDS encoding NADH-quinone oxidoreductase subunit N, whose protein sequence is MNEHPLALLPELVLLAGAVTTLLTGAFLPRGRQWIARLVAAGALLATVLVTLPTLDDRGTVYGHSYALDAATATARLLIPVAALLVVGIAAGRIAGNRRETEFYVLTLLGTLGAVLLAGASDLLLLAVAYLLSSVPLSGLAGWGRDRRGAEAALKLYLVGALAGVGLLAGAAVLTAVAGGRSDYDRLAAGLAGAPPAAVAVGLVGVLAGLLFKIGAVPGHFWVPDAVQGASIPAGALLTTVPKLGGLLAAYRLFAVVPAEVVDWPLLVAVLAAVTMTLGNFAAFGQSDPRRLLAYSTIAQVGYLLMAVAVAGRAERALPALLVYLAGYAVTNLGAFAVLAAAPHERLDDYRGLARRRPGLAAALVICLLGLVGTPPTAVFAGKLTVFVAAWDGGLAWLVVIAAVNTVASLFYYLRWLVPALTLPPGPPGLPTGERDRTLAATVGVTAAMALAGAAATGPLYPLLERTLQR, encoded by the coding sequence GTGAACGAGCATCCTTTGGCGCTGCTGCCCGAGCTGGTGCTGCTCGCCGGCGCGGTCACCACCCTGCTCACCGGCGCGTTCCTGCCCCGTGGCCGGCAGTGGATCGCCCGGCTCGTCGCGGCCGGCGCGCTGCTCGCCACCGTGCTGGTCACCCTTCCGACGCTGGACGACCGGGGGACCGTCTACGGGCACAGCTACGCCCTCGACGCCGCCACCGCGACCGCCCGGCTGTTGATCCCGGTCGCCGCCCTGCTGGTCGTCGGGATAGCCGCCGGCCGGATCGCCGGCAACCGGCGGGAGACCGAGTTCTACGTGCTGACCCTGCTCGGCACGCTCGGCGCGGTGCTGCTCGCCGGGGCGTCCGACCTGTTGCTGCTGGCGGTGGCGTACCTGCTGTCGTCGGTGCCGCTGTCCGGGCTGGCCGGCTGGGGCCGCGACCGGCGCGGGGCGGAGGCGGCGCTCAAGCTCTACCTGGTGGGCGCGCTGGCGGGCGTCGGGTTGCTGGCCGGCGCGGCGGTGCTGACCGCCGTGGCGGGCGGGCGCAGCGACTACGACCGGCTGGCCGCGGGTCTCGCCGGGGCGCCTCCGGCCGCCGTGGCGGTCGGGCTCGTCGGCGTGCTGGCGGGGCTGCTGTTCAAGATCGGGGCGGTGCCCGGTCACTTCTGGGTGCCCGACGCTGTGCAGGGGGCGAGCATTCCGGCCGGCGCGCTGCTCACCACGGTGCCCAAGCTCGGCGGTCTGCTCGCCGCGTACCGGCTGTTCGCGGTGGTGCCCGCCGAGGTGGTCGACTGGCCGCTGCTGGTCGCGGTGCTCGCGGCGGTCACCATGACGCTGGGCAACTTCGCCGCGTTCGGCCAGTCGGACCCGCGGCGGCTGCTCGCCTACTCGACGATCGCCCAGGTCGGCTACCTGCTGATGGCCGTCGCGGTCGCCGGGCGCGCGGAGCGGGCGCTGCCCGCCCTGCTGGTCTACCTGGCCGGGTACGCCGTCACGAACCTCGGCGCGTTCGCGGTGCTGGCCGCCGCCCCGCACGAGCGCCTCGACGACTACCGGGGGCTGGCCCGCCGCCGGCCCGGGCTCGCTGCGGCGCTGGTGATCTGCCTGCTGGGACTGGTCGGTACCCCGCCCACCGCGGTCTTCGCGGGCAAGCTGACCGTCTTCGTCGCCGCCTGGGACGGCGGCCTCGCCTGGCTGGTGGTGATCGCGGCCGTCAACACGGTGGCCAGCCTCTTCTACTACCTGCGTTGGCTGGTGCCGGCCCTCACCCTGCCACCTGGCCCGCCTGGTCTGCCCACCGGTGAGCGGGACCGGACGTTGGCGGCGACGGTGGGGGTGACCGCCGCGATGGCGCTGGCCGGTGCAGCGGCCACGGGTCCGCTGTACCCCTTACTGGAGCGCACGCTGCAGCGCTGA
- a CDS encoding chloride channel protein, which yields MQRPVAAIDDVPSQPPAQPGGAPVTVTLPRRALVRVADGVRGGAGGLLVLAVLVGAGAGVGAVAFRWLVGTATLVFSGHPDYAAVPGAPHPQLPALGRWFVVLAPVAAGLLYGPLVQRFAREARGHGVPEVMYAVARRGGRIRGRVAVVKAVASALCIGGGGSVGREGPIVQIGSALGSTVGQRIRLPETRLRLLVAAGAAGGISATFNTPIAGVFFALELILGDFAVESFAAVVLAAVTAAVIGRAVLGDVPFLDLPPFHVVSAGEYLLFAALGLLAALVGVGFSRVLYAVEDLCDRLWRGPEWLRPAVGGLLLGGLLLVLPQMYGVGYPVLGEAVDGRYALAFLLVLLLAKVLATSLTIGIGGSGGVFAPSLFVGGMLGAAFAAVVHSALPGLAGPTGAYALVGMGAVFAGAARAPITAVVIMFELTGEYSIILPLMVAIALAAGLSRLVSADDTIYTRKLHRRGVTLEPGPPARWDQLTVAVACRPLPAPLSPDSALPELAARFAQEPETVLPVVDREGQLRGVVSAAEVEAASQDGSGAVTASQLARTVPALRPDQLLEEALAELVRSGSALPVADPETGGLTGWLSHREILRVVAAGAVGAGAPSDAKYARPPSPRLPQVDTDTCGG from the coding sequence ATGCAACGACCTGTGGCCGCGATCGACGACGTCCCGTCCCAGCCACCGGCGCAGCCGGGCGGCGCACCCGTCACGGTCACGCTGCCCCGGCGTGCGCTCGTCCGGGTAGCGGACGGGGTCCGTGGTGGGGCCGGCGGACTGCTCGTCCTCGCCGTACTGGTCGGCGCCGGCGCCGGCGTGGGCGCGGTGGCGTTCCGCTGGCTGGTCGGCACGGCGACCCTGGTCTTCTCCGGCCACCCCGACTACGCCGCCGTGCCGGGTGCCCCTCATCCACAGCTGCCCGCCCTCGGCCGCTGGTTCGTGGTCCTGGCACCGGTGGCGGCCGGGCTGCTGTACGGCCCCCTGGTGCAGCGCTTCGCCCGCGAGGCGCGGGGGCACGGCGTTCCCGAGGTCATGTACGCGGTCGCCCGGCGCGGCGGCCGGATCCGGGGCCGGGTCGCGGTGGTGAAGGCGGTGGCCAGCGCACTCTGCATCGGGGGTGGTGGCTCCGTCGGCCGGGAGGGCCCGATCGTGCAGATCGGCTCGGCGCTCGGCTCCACGGTCGGCCAGCGGATCCGGCTGCCTGAGACCCGCCTACGACTGCTCGTCGCCGCCGGAGCCGCCGGCGGTATCTCGGCCACCTTCAACACCCCGATCGCCGGCGTCTTCTTCGCACTCGAACTGATCCTCGGCGACTTCGCCGTCGAGTCCTTCGCCGCGGTGGTCCTCGCCGCGGTCACCGCCGCGGTGATCGGTCGGGCGGTCCTCGGCGACGTACCCTTCCTCGACCTGCCGCCGTTCCACGTCGTCTCCGCCGGTGAGTACCTCCTGTTCGCGGCGCTGGGGCTGCTCGCGGCCCTGGTGGGGGTGGGCTTCAGCCGGGTCCTCTACGCGGTGGAGGACCTGTGCGACCGGCTGTGGCGGGGGCCCGAATGGCTCCGGCCGGCCGTCGGTGGCCTGCTGCTCGGTGGTCTGCTGCTCGTCCTGCCGCAGATGTACGGTGTCGGCTACCCGGTGCTCGGCGAAGCGGTCGACGGCCGGTACGCCCTGGCCTTCCTGCTGGTGCTGCTCCTCGCCAAGGTCCTGGCCACCAGCCTGACCATCGGCATCGGCGGCTCCGGCGGCGTTTTCGCCCCGTCGTTGTTCGTCGGCGGGATGCTCGGCGCGGCCTTCGCCGCGGTCGTGCACTCCGCCCTCCCCGGCCTGGCCGGGCCGACCGGGGCGTACGCGCTGGTCGGCATGGGCGCCGTCTTCGCCGGGGCGGCCCGCGCACCCATCACCGCAGTGGTGATCATGTTCGAACTGACCGGGGAGTACAGCATCATCCTTCCGCTCATGGTCGCGATCGCCCTCGCCGCAGGGCTGTCCCGACTGGTGTCCGCCGACGACACGATCTACACCCGCAAGCTGCACCGGCGGGGAGTGACCCTCGAGCCGGGGCCGCCGGCACGGTGGGACCAGCTGACCGTCGCGGTCGCGTGCCGCCCGCTGCCGGCCCCGCTGTCGCCCGACTCCGCGCTGCCGGAGTTGGCAGCCCGCTTCGCGCAGGAACCCGAGACCGTGCTGCCCGTGGTGGACCGGGAGGGGCAGCTCCGCGGTGTCGTGTCGGCCGCGGAGGTGGAGGCGGCCAGCCAGGACGGCAGCGGGGCCGTCACGGCGTCGCAGCTGGCTCGTACCGTGCCGGCGTTACGCCCCGATCAGCTGCTGGAGGAGGCCCTCGCGGAACTGGTGCGGAGCGGTTCGGCGCTGCCGGTGGCGGACCCGGAGACCGGTGGGCTCACCGGATGGCTGAGCCACCGAGAGATCCTCCGGGTCGTGGCGGCCGGTGCCGTCGGTGCCGGCGCACCCTCGGACGCGAAGTACGCCCGTCCGCCCTCGCCACGTTTGCCGCAGGTCGATACTGACACCTGCGGCGGTTGA
- a CDS encoding cation:proton antiporter domain-containing protein, with protein MTEFALYVTVLGAVAVLAVLSNRLADRLRLPAPALFLFAAAILSDVFPSLNQLSLYAVRHLVELALVLVLFSGGMSMGWRRLRPSLGPVALVGVLGTLLTAGLLAVALHWLFGFDWLAALLVGTALSPTDPAAVFSVLGRRTVVGRSGTVIEGESGANDPVGIALMVSLLAAGTAGGWSAVASGAGEFALQLAVGTAVGLAGGWLIRQLMRRVVLPDESLYPLQVLFAAGAIYGVATLARGSGFLAVFLAGILVGDAKAPFAREIRRFHGALASLGEILAFSLLGLVVSLRSMVTERAWLTGLGLALLLTFVIRPLVVGGLLTTVRLRWGERIFIVWSGLKGAVPILLGTFILTADLEQDLRLFDIIFAVVAFSIVVQGGLVPLVARWCRVPMRTLPLQPWAVGLRVRGEPVGLRQYTVSAGAPADGRPLFELSRDEGVWVSLVSRGGEHVRLDRDTVLRAGDDVLVAGGEQPAAKRVFTGTTD; from the coding sequence TTGACGGAGTTCGCGCTCTACGTGACCGTGCTGGGTGCCGTGGCTGTCCTCGCCGTGCTGTCCAACCGCCTCGCCGACCGCCTGCGACTGCCCGCGCCGGCGCTGTTCCTGTTCGCCGCCGCGATCCTCTCCGACGTGTTCCCCAGCCTCAACCAGCTGTCGCTGTACGCGGTCCGCCACCTGGTCGAGCTCGCGCTCGTGCTGGTGTTGTTCAGCGGCGGCATGTCGATGGGCTGGCGGCGGCTGCGGCCTTCGCTCGGCCCGGTCGCCCTGGTGGGTGTGCTGGGCACGCTGCTGACCGCGGGGCTGCTGGCCGTGGCGTTGCACTGGCTGTTCGGCTTCGACTGGCTCGCCGCGCTGCTGGTCGGCACCGCCCTGTCGCCCACCGACCCGGCCGCGGTCTTCTCCGTGCTCGGCCGACGGACGGTGGTGGGACGCAGCGGCACCGTGATCGAGGGCGAGTCGGGCGCGAACGACCCCGTCGGCATCGCCCTGATGGTCAGCCTGCTCGCCGCCGGGACCGCCGGCGGCTGGTCGGCCGTGGCGTCCGGCGCCGGCGAGTTCGCCCTGCAACTCGCGGTGGGCACGGCGGTCGGGCTGGCCGGCGGCTGGTTGATCCGGCAGCTGATGCGCCGGGTGGTCCTGCCCGACGAGAGCCTCTACCCGTTGCAGGTGCTCTTCGCCGCCGGAGCGATCTATGGCGTGGCCACACTTGCGCGTGGCTCGGGGTTCCTCGCCGTCTTCCTCGCCGGCATCCTGGTCGGTGACGCGAAAGCGCCGTTCGCGCGGGAGATCCGGCGCTTCCACGGCGCCCTGGCCAGCCTGGGGGAGATCCTGGCCTTCAGCCTGCTCGGGCTCGTCGTCTCGCTGCGGAGCATGGTCACCGAGCGCGCCTGGCTGACCGGTCTGGGTCTCGCCCTGCTGCTCACCTTCGTGATTCGGCCGCTGGTCGTCGGTGGCCTGCTCACCACCGTGCGGCTGCGCTGGGGGGAGCGGATCTTCATCGTCTGGTCGGGCCTGAAGGGCGCCGTGCCGATCCTGCTGGGCACCTTCATCCTCACCGCCGATCTGGAACAGGACCTGCGGCTGTTCGACATCATCTTCGCGGTGGTGGCGTTCTCGATCGTCGTGCAGGGCGGGCTGGTCCCACTGGTGGCCCGCTGGTGCCGGGTGCCGATGCGTACCCTGCCGCTGCAACCCTGGGCGGTCGGCCTGCGGGTCCGGGGCGAGCCGGTGGGGCTGCGGCAGTACACCGTCTCGGCCGGCGCGCCGGCCGACGGGCGGCCGCTGTTCGAGCTCAGCCGTGACGAGGGGGTGTGGGTGAGCCTGGTCAGCCGCGGCGGCGAGCACGTCCGGCTGGATCGGGACACCGTACTCCGCGCCGGAGACGATGTGCTGGTGGCCGGCGGTGAGCAGCCCGCGGCGAAGCGCGTCTTCACCGGCACCACCGACTGA
- a CDS encoding cytochrome c-type biogenesis protein CcmH, translating into MTRRLPATLGLAVLVVLAVAGLVRSAGSAGPADPAAAIAAGLRCPACQGESVADSRSPIAASMRQVIADQVTAGRSPQEIRRWFVDRYGEEVLAQPPLRGPALLLWVVPVVALLGTGGAAARSLRARRPGDDRTRRNRAPTRRPRRAWWGTAAGLTMLVVTVAVAADQLTAPTPPPASADPAVVALRLAQDLEGQQRYDAAVQMYREALRERPDDGIRLRLAFALLRSADASGAEQVAREVLDDSPGSPDGLLVLGLAQRTTRPVDAPATLRRFLTVAPQHPAAAEIRRLLGLRNGAGSGPPGSRAADRRPA; encoded by the coding sequence ATGACCCGGCGGCTGCCCGCCACGCTGGGCCTCGCGGTGCTGGTGGTGCTGGCCGTCGCCGGGCTGGTCCGCTCCGCCGGGTCGGCCGGTCCGGCCGACCCCGCCGCGGCGATCGCCGCCGGTCTGCGCTGCCCCGCCTGCCAGGGTGAGTCGGTCGCCGACTCCCGGTCCCCGATCGCGGCCTCGATGCGGCAGGTGATCGCCGACCAGGTGACGGCGGGCCGCAGCCCGCAGGAGATCCGCCGATGGTTCGTCGACCGCTACGGCGAGGAGGTGCTCGCGCAGCCGCCCCTGCGCGGCCCGGCGCTGTTGCTGTGGGTGGTGCCGGTGGTGGCGCTCCTCGGGACCGGCGGCGCCGCGGCCCGCTCCCTGCGTGCAAGGCGACCGGGCGACGACCGTACCCGGCGGAACCGTGCCCCGACGCGACGGCCCCGGCGTGCCTGGTGGGGCACCGCCGCCGGGCTGACGATGCTGGTGGTGACGGTGGCGGTGGCCGCCGACCAGCTGACGGCGCCGACGCCGCCGCCCGCCTCCGCCGACCCCGCGGTGGTCGCGCTGCGGCTGGCGCAGGACCTGGAGGGTCAGCAACGGTACGACGCCGCCGTCCAGATGTATCGCGAGGCGCTACGCGAGCGGCCCGACGACGGGATCCGGTTGCGCCTCGCCTTCGCCCTGCTGCGCTCCGCCGATGCTTCGGGGGCGGAACAGGTCGCGCGGGAGGTCCTCGACGACTCGCCCGGATCGCCCGACGGACTGCTGGTGCTGGGGCTGGCCCAACGCACGACCCGGCCGGTCGACGCGCCGGCCACGCTGCGGCGGTTCCTCACCGTCGCGCCGCAGCACCCGGCCGCCGCGGAGATCCGCCGACTGCTCGGCCTCAGGAACGGCGCCGGGAGCGGGCCACCAGGTAGCCGAGCAGCAGACCGGCGGCCAGCGTGA
- a CDS encoding TlpA family protein disulfide reductase: protein MNGRARVSWWRRVRPVPTVVLLLAAGLGAALAVGHRSGAGETARRPAAAPALAGTTLAGERFDLSAARGHVVVVNVFASWCGPCRDELPLLVETGRQWSPRGLRVVALNLRDGPDAVRALLEQTHADDLTVLPDPDGTRAVEWGVRGVPETFLVDRDGRIVAHQSGVVTRQWLRERLSPLLESP, encoded by the coding sequence GTGAATGGACGAGCCCGCGTCTCCTGGTGGCGGCGGGTACGGCCGGTCCCGACCGTGGTCCTGCTGCTGGCCGCCGGCCTCGGGGCCGCGCTGGCCGTGGGCCATCGCTCCGGGGCCGGCGAGACCGCGCGCCGACCGGCGGCCGCGCCCGCACTGGCCGGCACCACCCTCGCGGGCGAGCGGTTCGACCTTTCGGCGGCACGCGGGCACGTGGTGGTGGTGAACGTCTTCGCCTCGTGGTGCGGGCCCTGCCGGGACGAACTTCCGCTGCTGGTGGAGACCGGCCGGCAGTGGTCGCCGCGCGGGCTGCGGGTGGTCGCCCTGAACCTGCGCGACGGCCCGGACGCGGTGCGGGCGCTGCTGGAGCAGACCCACGCCGACGACCTGACGGTACTGCCCGACCCCGACGGCACCCGGGCCGTCGAGTGGGGGGTACGGGGCGTACCCGAGACCTTCCTGGTGGACCGTGACGGCCGGATCGTGGCCCATCAGTCGGGGGTCGTCACCCGCCAGTGGCTGCGCGAACGACTGTCCCCGCTGCTGGAGTCGCCATGA
- a CDS encoding cytochrome c-type biogenesis CcmF C-terminal domain-containing protein translates to MLADLGTAALAGGLVAAPLAALLWLRVALLGGPARPARLASAAALLAAAGACAALEAALLGHDFSVRFVAENGGRHVPVYYTVTSLWSAMDGSLLLWLLVLAGYAALLARGRADRLRAYALVVVSVVATFFFALSTFAANPFRGVDPVPLDGPGPNPLLQQHPAMGVHPPLLYAGYLGTVVPFALALAAPLAGASGRDWVRRARPWVLVAWCTLTAGIVLGAWWSYAVLGWGGYWAWDPVENASLLPWLTTTALLHTSLGGGRDRDRWNSVLACAGFLLVLLGTFLTRSGAVASVHAFTDSPLGPLLLGVVLLATLAATVLTGRRRPPPARDSVPLWSRRVVLLVNAVLLVSIAAAVLIGTVLPLLTEPLTGARATVGAGYYQRTAVPLAVVVLLLAGVPPALRGRGRAVAVRRLAAPAVAALSTVAAVGLFSRPGPAALTAFGAAAFVLAGLLTTRPRRWAGVLAHAGLALLAVGIAASSAYGRAEERTLRVGEALRVGAVSARLVSVERGTPDARMAVRARLVVSGSGPARVVGPALRYDPARDTAVTVPAIDGSLRRDVYLTLVAAAGDGGSATVRLAVNPLVGLIWAGGAVAAAGGLLALRDTVRRTRRAARATRRALVAAGGPA, encoded by the coding sequence ATGCTCGCTGACCTCGGCACCGCCGCCCTTGCCGGCGGGCTGGTGGCCGCCCCGCTCGCGGCGCTGCTCTGGCTGCGGGTGGCCCTGCTCGGCGGGCCGGCCCGGCCGGCCCGGCTGGCGTCGGCCGCCGCGCTGCTCGCCGCCGCCGGGGCCTGCGCGGCGCTGGAGGCGGCGCTGCTGGGGCACGACTTCAGCGTCCGGTTCGTCGCCGAGAACGGCGGCCGGCACGTGCCCGTCTACTACACGGTCACCAGCCTCTGGTCGGCGATGGACGGCTCGCTGCTGCTCTGGCTGCTGGTCCTCGCCGGTTACGCCGCCCTGCTGGCCCGGGGCCGGGCCGACCGGCTGCGGGCGTACGCGCTGGTGGTGGTCAGCGTGGTCGCCACGTTCTTCTTCGCGCTGTCCACCTTCGCCGCCAACCCGTTCCGCGGCGTCGACCCGGTCCCGCTGGACGGGCCGGGGCCGAATCCGCTGCTGCAACAGCATCCGGCGATGGGCGTGCACCCGCCCCTGCTGTACGCCGGCTACCTGGGCACGGTGGTGCCGTTCGCCCTGGCGCTGGCCGCCCCGCTCGCCGGTGCGTCCGGGCGGGACTGGGTCCGCCGGGCCCGGCCCTGGGTGCTGGTGGCCTGGTGCACCCTCACCGCCGGCATCGTCCTGGGCGCCTGGTGGTCGTACGCGGTGCTCGGCTGGGGCGGCTACTGGGCCTGGGACCCGGTGGAGAACGCCTCCCTGCTGCCCTGGCTGACCACCACCGCCCTGCTGCACACCAGCCTCGGTGGCGGCCGGGATCGGGACCGCTGGAACAGCGTCCTGGCCTGCGCCGGCTTCCTGCTGGTGCTGCTCGGAACCTTCCTGACCCGCTCCGGCGCGGTGGCGAGCGTGCACGCCTTCACCGACTCGCCGCTGGGGCCCCTGCTGCTCGGGGTCGTCCTGCTGGCCACCCTGGCCGCCACCGTGCTGACCGGCCGTCGGCGACCGCCCCCGGCACGCGACAGCGTCCCGCTGTGGTCCCGGCGCGTCGTCCTGCTGGTCAACGCCGTCCTGCTGGTCAGCATCGCCGCCGCGGTGCTGATCGGCACCGTGCTGCCGTTGCTCACCGAACCACTCACCGGCGCCCGGGCCACCGTCGGCGCCGGCTACTACCAGCGCACCGCCGTGCCACTCGCGGTGGTCGTGCTCCTGCTGGCCGGTGTTCCACCCGCACTGCGCGGTCGCGGCCGGGCCGTCGCCGTGCGCCGCCTGGCCGCGCCCGCGGTCGCGGCGCTGTCCACGGTGGCCGCCGTCGGCCTGTTCAGCCGGCCCGGACCGGCGGCACTCACCGCGTTCGGAGCAGCCGCCTTCGTCCTCGCCGGCCTGCTCACCACGCGTCCCCGGCGCTGGGCCGGGGTGCTGGCGCACGCCGGGCTGGCCCTGCTCGCCGTGGGGATAGCCGCCTCGTCGGCATACGGGCGGGCGGAGGAGCGGACCCTGCGGGTGGGCGAGGCGCTGCGGGTGGGCGCCGTGTCGGCCCGGTTGGTGTCGGTGGAGCGCGGCACGCCGGACGCCCGGATGGCCGTGCGGGCGCGGCTGGTGGTTTCCGGCAGTGGTCCTGCCCGCGTCGTCGGTCCGGCGCTGCGCTACGACCCGGCCCGGGACACCGCCGTCACCGTGCCGGCGATCGACGGCAGCCTCCGCCGGGACGTCTACCTCACCCTCGTCGCCGCGGCCGGCGACGGCGGCAGCGCGACGGTACGCCTGGCCGTGAACCCGCTCGTCGGGCTCATCTGGGCCGGTGGAGCGGTCGCCGCCGCCGGCGGCCTGCTCGCGCTGCGCGACACGGTGCGACGCACCCGCCGCGCGGCTCGGGCCACGCGGCGGGCCCTGGTGGCGGCCGGAGGTCCGGCGTGA
- a CDS encoding cytochrome c maturation protein CcmE, with protein MIRRPGRLALVAVLLTAGGLLVTSALRDTLTYYRTPGEVLADPAAGRDRVRLGGQVVPGSLRHDGDLVTFRLADSGHQVAVRQRGVPPETFREGEDAVVEGRLGANGVFDADRVVVRHGNEYRPAAPEPVDAR; from the coding sequence ATGATCCGCCGGCCGGGACGCCTCGCGCTGGTCGCGGTGCTGCTCACCGCCGGGGGCCTGCTCGTCACCAGCGCCCTGCGCGACACCCTCACCTACTACCGCACCCCGGGTGAGGTGCTCGCCGACCCGGCCGCCGGCCGCGACCGCGTCCGGCTGGGCGGCCAGGTCGTCCCCGGCTCGCTGCGCCACGACGGCGACCTGGTGACGTTCCGGCTCGCCGACTCCGGCCACCAGGTGGCCGTACGGCAGCGGGGGGTACCGCCGGAGACCTTCCGCGAGGGCGAGGACGCGGTCGTCGAAGGGCGCCTCGGCGCGAACGGGGTGTTCGACGCCGACCGGGTCGTGGTGCGCCACGGCAACGAGTACCGGCCCGCCGCACCGGAGCCGGTCGATGCTCGCTGA
- the ccsA gene encoding cytochrome c biogenesis protein CcsA — MPTTTVDLTADDPRGAAARRTTAWITAGLATAAGLTGGLLAPADANQGQAQRLMYLHVPAAWVAYLAFTAVLGASLAYLIGGDPRWDRVARGGAEIGVGLTAVAIGTGALWGHLVWGTWWAWDPRLVSTALLLLAYAGYLALRRALAERAGGADDGSRPVARPAAVVGIGGFLLVPVVHFSVLWWRSLHQQATILAPQRPPIDPRMALALLLAVAAASTGALLVLAHRVRRLERATTATREPTTAHRSSPAGVG, encoded by the coding sequence ATGCCGACCACCACCGTGGACCTGACCGCCGACGACCCACGGGGAGCCGCCGCCCGCCGGACGACGGCGTGGATCACCGCCGGGCTCGCCACCGCGGCCGGGCTCACCGGTGGGCTCCTCGCCCCGGCCGACGCCAACCAGGGGCAGGCGCAACGGCTGATGTACCTGCACGTACCGGCCGCCTGGGTGGCGTACCTGGCGTTCACCGCCGTGCTCGGGGCCAGCCTGGCGTACCTGATCGGGGGTGACCCGCGCTGGGACCGCGTCGCGCGCGGCGGCGCGGAGATCGGAGTGGGCCTCACCGCCGTGGCCATCGGCACCGGCGCACTCTGGGGGCATCTGGTCTGGGGCACCTGGTGGGCCTGGGACCCGCGACTGGTCAGCACTGCGCTGCTGCTGCTGGCGTACGCCGGCTATCTGGCGCTGCGCCGGGCGCTCGCCGAACGGGCCGGCGGCGCGGACGACGGCAGCCGACCGGTGGCCCGTCCGGCGGCCGTCGTCGGCATCGGTGGATTCCTGCTCGTGCCCGTCGTGCACTTCTCGGTGCTCTGGTGGCGTTCGCTGCACCAGCAGGCGACCATCCTCGCCCCGCAGCGGCCCCCGATCGATCCGCGGATGGCGCTCGCACTGCTGCTCGCGGTGGCGGCGGCGAGCACCGGCGCACTCCTCGTCCTGGCGCACCGGGTGCGCCGACTGGAACGCGCGACGACCGCCACCCGGGAACCGACGACGGCGCACCGTTCCAGCCCGGCGGGAGTGGGATGA
- a CDS encoding cytochrome c oxidase subunit II: MDTTSDPTMRSRPERRRRLLAATVLCAAPALTGCSSGAPSALDPAGSGSGRVANLWWLLFWLSMAVFAEVMVVLAWALLVRRRPDVRVRHGQPLRFVTVAGAGIPLVILVTVYAVGLRDLAALGDEPGPRAPTIEVTGHKWWWEVRVQGVEGATANELHVPVGEKVRVRLRTADVLHSFWVPQLMPKTDLIAGEVRETWLHADRAGSYRGQCAEYCGTQHAHMAFLVVAEPRAQFDAWLARLAAPAPVPRTDAQRRGQEAFVRGSCAGCHAVRGTDANGGIGPDLSDVGSRWSIGAGAVPNDGGHLGGWIANSQTVKPGNYMPPQSVDAGRLPDLIAYLQSLK, from the coding sequence GTGGACACCACAAGCGACCCGACGATGCGCTCCAGGCCGGAGCGCCGGCGGCGGCTGCTGGCGGCAACGGTGCTGTGCGCCGCGCCGGCCCTCACCGGCTGTTCCTCCGGAGCGCCCTCCGCGCTGGACCCGGCAGGGTCCGGGTCGGGCCGTGTCGCGAACCTGTGGTGGCTGCTGTTCTGGCTCTCCATGGCCGTCTTCGCCGAGGTCATGGTCGTGCTGGCCTGGGCGCTGCTGGTCCGCCGTCGCCCCGACGTGCGGGTCCGGCACGGGCAGCCGTTGCGTTTCGTCACGGTGGCCGGAGCCGGCATCCCCCTGGTGATCCTGGTGACCGTCTACGCCGTCGGCCTGCGCGACCTCGCCGCGCTCGGCGACGAGCCGGGCCCGCGCGCCCCGACCATCGAGGTCACCGGCCACAAGTGGTGGTGGGAGGTACGCGTCCAGGGCGTCGAGGGCGCCACCGCCAACGAGCTGCACGTGCCGGTGGGGGAGAAGGTGCGGGTCCGACTGCGCACCGCCGACGTGCTGCACAGCTTCTGGGTGCCGCAGCTGATGCCCAAGACCGACCTGATCGCCGGGGAGGTACGCGAGACCTGGCTGCACGCCGACCGGGCCGGCAGCTATCGCGGTCAGTGCGCCGAGTACTGCGGTACGCAGCACGCGCACATGGCCTTCCTTGTGGTCGCCGAGCCCCGGGCGCAGTTCGATGCCTGGCTCGCCCGGCTCGCCGCGCCCGCCCCGGTCCCGCGTACCGACGCCCAACGGCGCGGACAGGAGGCGTTCGTGCGGGGCAGCTGCGCCGGCTGCCACGCGGTACGAGGCACCGACGCGAACGGCGGGATCGGTCCCGACCTGTCCGACGTGGGCTCCCGGTGGAGCATCGGCGCCGGCGCGGTCCCGAACGACGGCGGGCACCTCGGCGGCTGGATCGCCAACTCGCAGACCGTCAAGCCGGGCAACTACATGCCGCCGCAATCGGTGGACGCGGGCCGGCTGCCGGACCTCATCGCCTACCTGCAGTCGCTGAAGTGA